The Candidatus Eremiobacteraceae bacterium genome includes a region encoding these proteins:
- a CDS encoding site-2 protease family protein, which produces MRVGRIFGIDIYIDPSWLFIFVLVAWMLSSDVGPLRSAGLSAGDRWALGILTALLFFASVLAHELAHSVVARMRGLPVTRITLFIFGGISQIGGDFDSASGEGWIAFVGPLMSLVLAGVFYLIAQALGAHSAMGLAAGYLAWANGVLAIFNLVPAYPLDGGKVLHSLIWRATGDRRRATRVAVAIGQTIALLMIALGIFMSFTVSFFSGLWFVLIGWFLLQAGRAEAYQSELGMALHGLTASSIAVAPPPPFSPDTSARAATEALLRSGQRAAAVVADGRFAGIVTLTDLARVHASGPDTPVSALMTPADKVKSVAPASDSMQALSVLAQSGYHQLPVVDGTGAVVGFITREGLLQRLALAR; this is translated from the coding sequence ATGCGCGTTGGCCGCATCTTCGGCATCGACATCTACATCGACCCGAGCTGGTTATTCATCTTCGTGCTCGTCGCGTGGATGCTCAGCAGCGACGTCGGACCGTTGCGGTCGGCGGGACTGTCTGCAGGCGACCGATGGGCGCTTGGGATTCTCACCGCGCTGCTCTTCTTCGCGAGCGTGCTCGCGCACGAGCTGGCGCACTCAGTCGTGGCGCGCATGCGCGGGCTGCCGGTCACGCGTATCACGCTGTTCATCTTCGGCGGCATCTCCCAGATCGGCGGCGATTTCGACAGCGCCAGCGGCGAGGGATGGATCGCGTTTGTCGGCCCGCTCATGAGCCTCGTGCTCGCAGGGGTCTTCTACTTGATCGCCCAGGCGCTTGGCGCGCATTCGGCGATGGGCCTTGCCGCCGGCTACCTCGCCTGGGCGAACGGCGTGCTCGCGATCTTCAATCTGGTGCCCGCGTACCCGCTCGACGGCGGTAAAGTGCTGCACTCGCTCATCTGGCGCGCGACCGGCGATCGCCGGCGCGCGACCCGCGTGGCCGTGGCGATCGGCCAGACCATCGCGCTGCTCATGATCGCGCTTGGCATCTTCATGTCGTTCACGGTCAGCTTCTTCAGCGGGCTGTGGTTTGTGCTCATCGGATGGTTCCTGTTGCAAGCCGGAAGGGCCGAGGCGTATCAATCCGAGCTGGGCATGGCGTTGCACGGGCTGACGGCGAGCTCGATCGCGGTGGCGCCACCACCGCCGTTTTCGCCGGATACGAGCGCGCGCGCGGCGACCGAGGCGCTGCTGCGCAGCGGGCAGCGGGCTGCCGCCGTGGTCGCCGATGGACGATTCGCCGGCATCGTCACGCTGACGGATCTGGCGCGAGTTCACGCGAGCGGCCCGGACACTCCGGTGTCCGCGCTGATGACGCCGGCCGACAAGGTCAAGAGCGTTGCGCCGGCAAGCGACTCGATGCAAGCGCTGAGCGTGCTCGCGCAGAGCGGATATCATCAGCTTCCGGTCGTCGACGGGACCGGCGCGGTCGTGGGGTTCATCACGCGCGAGGGATTGCTGCAGCGGCTGGCGCTGGCTCGCTAG
- a CDS encoding NAD(P)/FAD-dependent oxidoreductase, whose translation MPVLGQPDVHETDRSGVDIDADVIVVGAGAAGLAAARSLAAHSLRVTVLEARDRVGGRVWWVPSARTAVPAELGAEFIHGRAQESMALLKDAGSAAIDTGGESWTCGEDGVLRLDESGFVSATNILAEARNLAGDESVDRYLRRFQRDESLRDTVAAARAFVEGFEAADPAIASVRSIADEVRSGVDYASSRPISGYRPIFERLCDDCAGAGVQIALSTAVKRVSWRPGAVDVTAMGPLGTAQTIRARAVLVTLPAGVLRHRDDDTAVLFEPGLPAAKREALAKIEMGHVVRVVLWFRTAFWERICEGRYCGAAFFRCPTQPFAGYWTQVPVRSEMIVAWAGGPKAAALSGYSHEELIVRALAGFGALLGEPELAHREFEAGVTHDWGRDPFARGAYSYVRVGGGNARAELATPVDDTLFFAGEATSDDGQGGTVNGALQTGERAASEVATALGTSG comes from the coding sequence ATACCTGTTCTGGGACAACCAGACGTTCATGAAACAGATCGGTCTGGCGTAGACATCGACGCAGACGTCATCGTGGTCGGCGCAGGCGCGGCCGGCTTAGCGGCGGCGCGCAGCCTCGCCGCGCACTCGCTACGGGTCACCGTACTGGAAGCGCGCGACCGCGTCGGCGGACGCGTGTGGTGGGTCCCATCGGCCAGGACCGCGGTGCCGGCCGAACTCGGTGCGGAGTTCATCCACGGTCGGGCGCAGGAGAGCATGGCCTTGCTCAAAGACGCCGGGAGCGCGGCGATCGACACCGGCGGCGAGTCGTGGACCTGCGGCGAGGACGGGGTCCTGAGACTCGACGAATCCGGCTTCGTGTCGGCCACGAACATCCTCGCCGAAGCCCGTAACCTCGCCGGCGACGAGAGCGTCGATCGATATCTGAGACGCTTCCAGCGCGATGAATCCTTGCGAGATACGGTTGCAGCGGCGCGCGCATTCGTCGAGGGATTCGAGGCCGCAGATCCCGCGATTGCGAGCGTGCGATCCATCGCGGACGAAGTGCGCTCGGGCGTCGATTACGCGAGTTCGCGTCCCATCAGCGGTTACCGGCCGATCTTCGAGCGCCTGTGCGACGACTGCGCCGGGGCTGGCGTTCAGATAGCTCTGTCGACCGCTGTGAAGCGGGTCTCGTGGCGTCCTGGCGCCGTCGACGTCACCGCAATGGGGCCGCTCGGAACAGCGCAGACGATTCGCGCGCGAGCGGTTCTCGTGACGCTTCCAGCGGGCGTCTTGCGGCATCGCGACGATGACACGGCCGTCCTCTTCGAGCCCGGCCTGCCGGCGGCCAAGCGCGAGGCGCTTGCGAAGATCGAGATGGGCCACGTGGTCCGAGTGGTGCTGTGGTTTCGGACCGCGTTCTGGGAGCGGATCTGCGAAGGGCGTTACTGCGGGGCTGCGTTCTTCCGTTGCCCGACGCAGCCGTTCGCGGGGTATTGGACGCAGGTGCCGGTGCGAAGCGAGATGATCGTGGCGTGGGCAGGCGGTCCGAAGGCGGCCGCGCTGAGCGGCTACTCGCATGAAGAGCTTATCGTGCGCGCGCTCGCCGGATTCGGAGCACTCCTCGGCGAGCCCGAACTCGCGCACAGGGAATTCGAAGCCGGAGTGACGCACGATTGGGGCCGCGACCCGTTCGCGCGCGGCGCGTACAGCTACGTCAGAGTCGGCGGCGGAAACGCCCGCGCGGAGCTCGCAACGCCGGTCGACGACACGCTGTTCTTCGCGGGCGAGGCGACGTCGGATGATGGCCAGGGCGGTACGGTGAACGGGGCGTTACAAACCGGCGAGCGCGCCGCTTCGGAAGTTGCGACCGCGCTCGGAACATCTGGGTGA
- a CDS encoding ester cyclase: protein MTTEQTINEHIATFDDLDFNVFTNQKWDELTRSHSKDILVHWPDGHATKGIEKHIEDLGAMFVYAPDNRIRVHPVKFGSGDWTCVIGVMEGTFTKPMPIGDGNTIAPTGKSYKLPMCTVGHWKDGVMDEEYLFWDNQTFMKQIGLA from the coding sequence ATGACGACCGAACAAACCATCAACGAACACATCGCGACGTTCGACGACTTGGATTTCAATGTGTTCACAAACCAGAAGTGGGATGAGCTCACCCGTAGCCATTCGAAAGACATTCTCGTGCATTGGCCTGACGGTCACGCGACCAAGGGGATCGAGAAACATATCGAGGATCTCGGCGCGATGTTCGTTTATGCGCCCGATAACCGGATCCGCGTTCACCCGGTCAAGTTCGGCTCAGGTGACTGGACGTGTGTGATCGGCGTGATGGAGGGGACGTTCACCAAACCGATGCCGATAGGCGATGGAAATACGATTGCGCCGACCGGCAAGTCGTACAAGCTGCCGATGTGCACCGTCGGCCACTGGAAAGACGGCGTGATGGATGAGGAATACCTGTTCTGGGACAACCAGACGTTCATGAAACAGATCGGTCTGGCGTAG
- a CDS encoding LLM class flavin-dependent oxidoreductase yields MAQQLELGLDTFGDVTAGAGGTLLSHAQVIRNVIDEAVLADGLGVDFIGVGEHHRGDFAISSPEVVLAGIAGRTRRIRLGSAVTVLSSDDPVRVFQRFATLDAISHGRAEVILGRGSFTESFPLFGYDLSQYEELFAEKLDLFAALITQEPVTWQGSTRAALTKQRVFPTIESGSLKTWIGVGGSPESVVRAARYRLPMMLAIIGGEPRRFAPYIELYLRTLAKLGAASLPIGVHSPGYVADTDAHAKDELWQPFKVMRDRIGAERGWGPLSRAEFDQEAESGSLYCGSPETVARKIAATAKALGIARFDMKYSAGTLSHEKLMRCVELYGSKVIPLVRQLLA; encoded by the coding sequence ATGGCGCAGCAGCTCGAGCTTGGGCTGGATACGTTCGGCGATGTCACGGCGGGTGCCGGCGGCACGTTGTTGTCGCACGCACAGGTGATACGCAATGTCATCGACGAGGCGGTGCTTGCCGACGGTTTGGGTGTGGACTTCATCGGCGTCGGCGAGCATCACAGGGGCGACTTCGCGATATCATCGCCAGAGGTCGTATTGGCGGGAATCGCAGGACGCACGCGCCGCATCCGTCTCGGTTCGGCCGTCACCGTGCTTAGCTCGGATGATCCAGTCCGCGTGTTCCAGCGCTTCGCCACGCTCGACGCGATCTCGCACGGACGAGCAGAAGTGATTCTCGGACGAGGTTCCTTCACCGAATCGTTCCCGCTGTTCGGCTACGACCTCAGCCAGTACGAGGAGCTGTTCGCGGAGAAGCTCGACCTGTTCGCGGCGCTGATCACCCAGGAGCCGGTGACCTGGCAGGGCAGCACGCGCGCGGCTCTGACCAAGCAGCGCGTCTTTCCGACGATCGAGTCCGGATCGCTCAAGACGTGGATCGGCGTCGGTGGAAGTCCTGAATCCGTGGTCCGCGCGGCTCGCTACCGCTTGCCGATGATGCTCGCGATCATCGGCGGCGAACCCAGACGATTCGCGCCGTACATCGAACTGTATCTCCGCACCCTCGCCAAGCTGGGAGCCGCCTCGCTGCCGATCGGCGTCCACTCGCCCGGTTACGTCGCCGACACTGACGCACACGCCAAAGACGAGCTGTGGCAGCCGTTCAAGGTCATGCGCGACCGGATCGGAGCCGAGCGAGGCTGGGGTCCGCTCAGCCGCGCTGAGTTCGACCAGGAAGCCGAGAGCGGATCGCTTTACTGCGGCTCACCCGAGACGGTCGCGCGCAAGATAGCGGCGACCGCGAAAGCGCTTGGCATCGCACGCTTCGACATGAAGTACAGCGCGGGAACGCTCTCGCACGAGAAGCTGATGCGCTGCGTTGAGCTGTACGGCTCCAAGGTGATACCCCTCGTCCGACAATTGCTCGCCTGA
- a CDS encoding alpha/beta hydrolase codes for MPTFKTHDHTEIYYKDWGTGQPIVFSHGWPLSADAWEDQMFFLSSHGFRCISHDRRGHGRSGQPWNGNDMDTYVDDLNQLMEKLDIKDAIHVGHSTGGGEATRFVARHGKSRRAAGLVIVDGIPPLMLKTSTNPAGTPIEAFDAIRAGVQADRSQFWKDLSAPFYGANRPDSKVSQGLRDSFWLQGMLCGYPGAYDCIKVFSETDFTEDCKQIDVPTLIVHGDDDQIVPIAASAMLSSKLIKGAELKIYKGGPHGLPSTMKDKLNADLLQFATTKAKTLVAN; via the coding sequence ATGCCCACCTTTAAGACGCACGATCACACGGAGATCTACTACAAGGACTGGGGAACAGGCCAACCTATCGTCTTCAGCCACGGCTGGCCGTTGAGCGCCGACGCATGGGAAGACCAAATGTTCTTCCTGTCCTCCCATGGATTTCGCTGCATCTCCCATGACCGTCGCGGCCACGGCCGATCAGGCCAGCCATGGAACGGCAACGACATGGACACCTACGTCGACGACCTCAACCAGCTCATGGAAAAACTAGACATCAAAGACGCGATCCACGTCGGTCACTCGACCGGCGGCGGCGAGGCCACCCGCTTTGTCGCTCGTCATGGTAAGAGCAGGCGCGCGGCCGGCCTGGTCATCGTCGACGGCATACCGCCCCTGATGCTCAAGACTTCGACCAATCCGGCCGGCACCCCGATCGAGGCCTTCGACGCCATCCGCGCCGGTGTCCAAGCCGACCGCTCGCAGTTCTGGAAAGACCTCAGCGCGCCGTTCTACGGCGCCAACAGACCTGACTCCAAGGTCTCGCAAGGTCTGCGCGACTCATTTTGGTTGCAGGGGATGCTGTGCGGGTACCCGGGCGCATACGACTGCATCAAGGTCTTCTCTGAAACCGATTTCACCGAAGATTGCAAGCAGATCGACGTCCCCACGCTCATCGTCCATGGAGACGACGATCAGATCGTTCCCATCGCAGCTTCGGCGATGCTGTCCTCGAAACTGATCAAGGGCGCGGAGCTTAAGATCTACAAGGGCGGGCCGCACGGCTTGCCTTCAACGATGAAGGACAAACTCAACGCAGACCTTCTGCAGTTCGCGACCACGAAAGCGAAGACTCTAGTCGCCAATTAG
- a CDS encoding DoxX family protein: MFHLAQLTDYGLLFLRVMAGAIYINSGYNDLKDPDSRAKSIGLPKTFTIFLAVAELAGGAGVILGVLQQLAAIGLILVMLGAIQKKIFVWKTGFWGSDGYGWSYDTTLISMLLVILFTDGGRLVLLP, encoded by the coding sequence ATGTTTCATCTCGCTCAGCTGACCGATTACGGCCTGCTCTTTCTTCGAGTCATGGCCGGCGCGATCTACATCAACAGCGGGTACAACGATCTCAAAGATCCGGACTCGCGCGCCAAAAGCATCGGGCTGCCGAAAACCTTCACGATTTTCCTCGCCGTGGCCGAGCTCGCGGGCGGAGCCGGTGTGATCTTGGGCGTGCTTCAACAGCTTGCCGCCATCGGACTGATTCTGGTCATGCTCGGCGCGATCCAAAAGAAGATATTCGTTTGGAAGACCGGGTTTTGGGGCAGCGACGGATACGGCTGGTCATACGACACGACGCTGATCTCGATGCTGCTCGTCATCCTCTTCACAGATGGCGGCAGGTTGGTTCTCTTACCATAG
- a CDS encoding PPC domain-containing DNA-binding protein, with product MRYAQIADGATKTYALVLATDDEAVSEITAFAKLENVTAARLTGIGGFSQATLGYFDRDKKQYQPFPVPEQVEVLSLVGDIALRDGAPLLHAHALVGHRDGSVTGGHLIMGRVWPTLELFVDVYSYRLQKLPDADVGIAILDLSV from the coding sequence ATGAGATACGCTCAGATTGCGGACGGAGCGACGAAGACGTACGCATTAGTCCTCGCGACAGACGACGAAGCCGTCTCCGAGATCACGGCCTTCGCCAAACTCGAGAACGTGACGGCGGCGCGCCTTACGGGAATCGGCGGATTCTCGCAGGCGACTCTCGGCTACTTCGACCGCGATAAGAAACAATACCAACCGTTTCCGGTCCCCGAGCAAGTTGAAGTGCTTTCGCTCGTCGGCGATATCGCGTTGCGGGATGGTGCACCGCTGCTGCACGCCCATGCGCTGGTAGGACACCGCGATGGCTCCGTCACCGGCGGCCACCTCATCATGGGCCGCGTGTGGCCAACGCTTGAGCTCTTTGTCGACGTCTATTCGTACCGGTTGCAAAAGCTGCCGGACGCCGACGTCGGAATCGCGATACTTGACTTAAGCGTCTAA
- a CDS encoding SDR family NAD(P)-dependent oxidoreductase, which translates to MSTTMPEQEGCLRGKVAVVTGAARGIGRAVAVAFARQGADVIGLDICATVDPRSGVQPSTPEDLEETGRLIRTSARRWLGIRLDQRDLPALRAAGLQAEREFGGIDILFANAGTQSFYPLLEMEDSDWQITIDVNLTGTANAIRAFAPHIVKRGGGRIIVTSSTQGRHGTKFGAAYSASKWGIIGLMKSAALEFGRYNITVNALVPGLIDTPLTRHKERLAQVLEDAGKSPTGTPADEKEAREILTTRTPLGVPWIEPADLAPVVAFLASDAARMVSGATYDVTGGDSAHNTA; encoded by the coding sequence GTGAGCACAACAATGCCGGAGCAGGAAGGATGTCTGCGCGGTAAGGTCGCCGTGGTCACTGGCGCCGCTCGCGGGATCGGCCGCGCGGTGGCCGTCGCCTTTGCTCGCCAAGGCGCGGACGTAATCGGTCTTGATATCTGCGCGACGGTGGATCCGCGTTCAGGCGTTCAACCATCAACCCCAGAGGACTTGGAAGAAACCGGACGACTGATCCGGACATCTGCCCGCCGCTGGCTGGGCATCAGGCTCGACCAGCGTGACCTACCCGCGCTGCGAGCGGCTGGCCTACAAGCCGAGCGTGAGTTCGGCGGCATCGATATCCTGTTCGCCAACGCCGGCACCCAGAGCTTCTATCCGCTGCTCGAGATGGAGGATTCGGATTGGCAGATCACCATCGATGTCAACCTTACAGGTACGGCGAACGCCATCCGGGCATTCGCGCCGCATATCGTGAAGCGCGGCGGCGGACGCATTATCGTGACCTCTTCGACCCAAGGACGGCACGGCACGAAGTTCGGGGCCGCCTATTCAGCGTCGAAATGGGGGATTATCGGCTTGATGAAGTCCGCGGCGTTGGAATTCGGTAGATACAACATCACGGTAAACGCTCTCGTCCCCGGTCTGATCGACACGCCGCTGACGCGCCACAAGGAGCGTCTCGCTCAAGTGCTCGAGGACGCCGGCAAATCCCCTACAGGTACCCCGGCAGACGAAAAAGAGGCTCGGGAGATTCTTACGACCAGAACGCCGCTCGGGGTGCCCTGGATCGAGCCCGCCGATCTTGCGCCCGTGGTGGCCTTCCTTGCCTCAGACGCAGCTCGTATGGTCTCAGGCGCGACCTACGACGTGACGGGCGGCGACAGCGCCCACAATACGGCGTGA
- a CDS encoding oxalate decarboxylase family bicupin gives MAYENSKTADQDSPQPIRGDFGASIMGPRNIPLERENPDQLASPYTDSKTLPNLKFSFATARNRLLTGGWAREVTVRELPVATELAGVNMRLKPGGIREMHWHKEAEWAYMLAGRARITAVDELGRTFIDDVCEGDLWNFPSAIPHSIQGLEEGCEFLLVFDNGAFSENQTFLITDLFKHTPRDVLAKNFGVPQAAFANIPLDIEHERYIFTGKVPGPMAADVVQSGAGIVPHTFSHHMMAQEPIKAAGGWVRITDSTNFPAATTIAAALVNVEPGGMRELHRHPHDEWQYYISGRGRMTVFASAETARTFNYEAGDVGYVPFSMAHYVQNLGDEPLRYLEIFRSARFVDLSLNQWMALTPPELVQAHLNLDAQTMAALRKDKPIIVR, from the coding sequence ATGGCTTATGAAAACAGCAAGACCGCGGACCAAGATTCACCCCAACCGATCCGAGGCGACTTCGGCGCATCGATCATGGGTCCGCGCAACATACCGCTGGAGCGCGAAAATCCCGACCAGCTAGCCTCCCCGTACACCGACTCCAAGACGCTTCCCAACCTCAAGTTTTCTTTCGCCACCGCGCGTAACCGCCTCCTCACGGGCGGTTGGGCGCGCGAGGTGACAGTGCGGGAGCTGCCGGTGGCTACAGAGCTTGCCGGCGTCAACATGCGCCTGAAACCTGGGGGCATCCGCGAGATGCACTGGCACAAGGAAGCCGAGTGGGCGTACATGCTCGCCGGACGCGCTCGGATCACGGCTGTTGACGAGCTGGGCCGCACTTTCATCGACGACGTCTGTGAGGGAGACCTGTGGAACTTCCCTTCAGCTATTCCTCATTCGATCCAGGGCTTGGAGGAGGGATGCGAATTCTTGCTGGTGTTCGACAACGGCGCTTTCTCGGAGAACCAGACCTTCCTGATCACCGACCTATTCAAGCACACGCCGCGCGACGTGCTGGCCAAGAACTTCGGCGTTCCGCAGGCGGCGTTCGCCAACATCCCACTCGATATCGAGCACGAGCGCTACATCTTCACCGGCAAGGTTCCCGGTCCGATGGCCGCGGACGTCGTCCAGTCGGGGGCGGGCATCGTGCCTCACACCTTCAGCCACCACATGATGGCCCAAGAACCGATCAAAGCGGCGGGAGGCTGGGTGCGTATCACCGACTCCACAAATTTCCCCGCTGCGACCACCATCGCGGCGGCGCTGGTGAACGTCGAGCCCGGTGGGATGCGCGAGTTGCACCGGCACCCGCACGACGAGTGGCAGTATTACATCTCAGGGCGCGGGCGCATGACCGTGTTCGCCTCGGCCGAGACGGCGCGGACCTTCAACTACGAGGCGGGCGACGTGGGCTACGTGCCGTTTTCGATGGCGCACTACGTCCAGAACCTGGGCGATGAGCCGCTGCGCTACCTGGAGATCTTCCGCAGCGCACGCTTCGTCGACCTGTCGCTGAACCAGTGGATGGCGCTGACGCCGCCCGAGCTGGTGCAGGCTCACCTGAACCTGGATGCGCAAACGATGGCCGCCTTGCGCAAAGACAAGCCCATCATCGTGCGCTAA
- a CDS encoding alkaline phosphatase family protein, which translates to MIAAAVLSAALAVIANQPIQHVIIVIQENRSVDNLFNGFPGADTVQSGKRHDGSVVRLHAVSLNDPVDVDHARQTFLNSYDGGKMDGFNTIGTLPKRDGDYPYAFVPRSETQPYWTLARNFTFADETFESVGGPSFPAHQYLISGESGTAVDNPTRTAKDVFWWGCDSPKGVTVALLGPNGADGQRVFPCFDYPTLADVLDQHHVTWRSYAPTSDDLGSIWSAFDAIKHIRYGADWSTNVITPQTQVLTDIAAGTLPAVSWVTPDFRSSDHSQYGIGGRELAARTDLGPQWVASIANALGHSKLWNTTVLIVVWDDWGGWYDHVAPPQLDAMGLGFRVPMIVISPYAKRGYVSHHRHEFGSILKFTEKVFGLPEIGTTDTRADDLSDCFDFAQTPGAYVTVQTAVTDADLVAMPPSNVPPDSY; encoded by the coding sequence ATGATCGCTGCTGCAGTGCTCTCGGCGGCGCTCGCCGTCATCGCGAACCAACCGATTCAGCACGTCATAATCGTCATTCAAGAGAACCGAAGCGTTGATAACCTCTTCAACGGCTTTCCCGGCGCAGATACGGTGCAATCCGGCAAGCGCCACGATGGCTCCGTCGTCCGGCTGCATGCGGTCAGCCTCAATGACCCGGTCGACGTCGATCACGCGCGTCAGACGTTCCTCAATTCGTACGATGGCGGGAAGATGGATGGCTTTAACACGATCGGCACCTTGCCGAAACGAGATGGCGACTACCCCTATGCGTTTGTGCCTCGCAGCGAAACGCAGCCTTACTGGACGCTGGCTCGTAACTTCACGTTCGCCGACGAGACGTTCGAATCGGTCGGCGGCCCGAGCTTTCCCGCTCACCAATACCTGATCTCCGGCGAGTCGGGCACGGCGGTCGATAATCCCACCCGAACGGCGAAAGATGTCTTTTGGTGGGGATGCGATTCGCCCAAAGGCGTGACCGTCGCGCTGCTCGGTCCAAATGGCGCGGATGGGCAAAGGGTTTTTCCCTGCTTCGATTATCCGACGCTCGCCGATGTGCTCGATCAGCATCACGTGACCTGGCGCTCGTATGCTCCGACATCCGACGACCTGGGCTCCATCTGGTCGGCCTTTGATGCCATCAAGCATATCCGGTACGGGGCCGATTGGAGCACGAACGTCATCACGCCTCAGACGCAAGTGCTCACGGACATCGCCGCGGGAACGCTCCCCGCCGTCTCGTGGGTGACCCCCGATTTTCGCAGTTCGGATCACTCGCAGTATGGTATCGGCGGCCGCGAGCTGGCCGCGCGTACCGACCTTGGCCCGCAGTGGGTCGCATCCATCGCGAATGCGCTCGGCCACAGCAAGCTTTGGAATACGACCGTGCTCATCGTGGTCTGGGACGATTGGGGAGGATGGTACGATCATGTCGCACCGCCCCAGCTGGACGCGATGGGTTTGGGGTTTCGCGTGCCTATGATCGTAATCTCGCCGTATGCGAAACGGGGATACGTATCGCACCATCGCCATGAATTCGGCAGCATTCTCAAATTCACCGAGAAGGTCTTCGGATTGCCCGAGATCGGAACCACCGACACCCGCGCGGACGATTTGTCGGATTGCTTCGATTTTGCACAAACGCCCGGTGCATACGTCACCGTCCAAACGGCGGTCACCGACGCGGACCTCGTCGCGATGCCACCGTCGAACGTACCGCCCGATTCATACTAG
- a CDS encoding aldo/keto reductase, translating into MKYRVLGQTGERVSMVGVGGFHLSKPDDPHLAIRIVRTALDNGINFLDNSWDYGEGESERRMGQALRDGYRDKAFLMTKIDSRSAKGAARQLEESLQRLQTDHVDLLQFHEVIRMEEPERIFAPGGALEAVLRAREQGKTRYIGFTGHKSPEIHRHMLEVADQHDFRFDTLQMPLNVMDAHFHSFEHMVLPTAVRKQMGVLGMKSMGDPFVLHSSGLSAQECLRYAMSLPVSVTITGMDSMAILQQALDMVETFTPLTPHERVALLARTAKAAENGASERYKVSQHFDSTELHPEWLS; encoded by the coding sequence ATGAAATACCGAGTTCTCGGCCAGACCGGCGAGCGGGTCTCGATGGTCGGCGTCGGCGGCTTCCACCTCAGCAAGCCAGATGACCCGCACTTGGCGATCCGCATCGTGCGCACGGCGCTGGATAACGGCATCAACTTCCTGGACAACAGCTGGGACTATGGCGAGGGCGAGAGCGAGCGGCGCATGGGTCAGGCCTTACGCGACGGCTATCGAGACAAGGCGTTCCTGATGACCAAGATCGATAGTCGCAGCGCCAAAGGCGCCGCTCGGCAGCTCGAGGAGTCGTTGCAGCGCCTGCAGACCGATCACGTCGACCTCTTGCAGTTCCACGAAGTGATCCGCATGGAAGAGCCCGAGCGCATCTTCGCGCCAGGTGGCGCGCTCGAAGCCGTGCTTAGGGCGCGCGAGCAAGGCAAAACACGCTACATCGGGTTCACCGGTCACAAGAGTCCCGAGATCCACAGACATATGCTCGAGGTTGCGGACCAGCATGACTTCCGTTTCGATACGCTACAGATGCCGCTCAACGTCATGGACGCGCACTTTCACAGCTTCGAGCACATGGTGCTTCCCACAGCGGTGCGCAAGCAAATGGGGGTGCTCGGCATGAAATCGATGGGCGATCCGTTCGTGCTGCACAGCAGTGGCCTCAGTGCGCAGGAGTGCCTGCGCTACGCAATGAGCCTGCCGGTCAGCGTGACGATCACCGGGATGGATTCCATGGCGATCCTGCAGCAGGCTCTTGATATGGTCGAAACGTTCACACCGTTGACGCCGCACGAACGTGTGGCGCTCTTGGCAAGAACCGCGAAGGCTGCCGAGAATGGAGCATCGGAGCGCTACAAAGTCAGCCAGCATTTCGATAGCACCGAGTTGCATCCCGAGTGGCTCTCATGA
- a CDS encoding YceI family protein — MKWTFEPGHSAAEFRARHMMVTWVRGSFKNMHGSLDFDPASPRALAVEATIDTSGCWTGEPTRDNHLRSPDFLSCERFPQIRFKGTGVAEVGPADYRVTGDLTIRDVTKSVTLNIRYLGMWQTPWWEDGVDKGPKTRAGFTGHTRIDRYDFGVAWNDKLPDGGVVVSPQIDVVLDVEAVAD; from the coding sequence ATGAAGTGGACGTTCGAACCAGGCCATAGCGCTGCCGAGTTCCGCGCGCGCCACATGATGGTCACGTGGGTGCGCGGCTCGTTCAAGAACATGCACGGAAGCCTCGATTTTGATCCTGCGAGCCCGCGCGCGCTCGCGGTCGAGGCGACCATCGATACATCGGGATGTTGGACCGGAGAGCCGACGCGCGACAACCACCTCCGAAGCCCGGATTTCCTCAGTTGCGAGCGCTTTCCGCAGATCCGTTTCAAGGGCACCGGCGTCGCGGAGGTCGGCCCGGCCGACTATCGAGTGACAGGCGACTTGACCATACGAGACGTCACCAAGTCGGTGACGTTGAACATCCGCTACCTCGGCATGTGGCAGACGCCGTGGTGGGAGGACGGCGTGGACAAAGGTCCCAAGACGCGCGCCGGATTCACTGGGCATACGCGCATCGACCGCTACGATTTCGGCGTCGCGTGGAACGACAAACTGCCAGACGGAGGCGTGGTGGTAAGCCCGCAGATCGACGTCGTTCTCGACGTCGAGGCCGTAGCCGATTAG